ACCTGCTCGCCCGACGCCTTCGAGACCGTCAAGGAGGCCCTCGACAAGGCGGGGGTTCCCATCGCGGAGTCCGAGATCGCCATGATCCCCCAGACCACCGTCAAAGTGACGGGGAACGAGGCCCGCCTGATGCTGCGGCTCATGGAGACGCTGGAGGACCACGACGACGCACAGAACGTCTACGCCAACTTCGACATCGATGAATCCGAGATGCAGGACTGACGTCCCGGCGGCGCCCGCGCTCCGGGTGATCGGCGTCGATCCCGGCAGCGAGACCACGGGCGTCGGGATCGTCGAGCACGCGGCCGGGAAAAGCCGCGTCCTTTTCTGGGAAGCCATCGCCGCCGGCCGGGAGCCCACCTTTCCCGGCCGGTTGCGTCTCATCCACGAGCACCTGACCCAGGCGGTCGCCCTCTACCAACCCCACTCCGCCTCCGTCGAGAACGTCTTCTACGCCCTGAACGTCCAGAGTGCCCTCAAGCTCGGCCAGACCCGGGGCGCCGTGCTCCTCTCCCTGGAACTGGCGGGGGTGGAGACCTTTTCCTACACGCCGCTGGAGATCAAGAAGGCGCTGGTGGGGTACGGGCGGGCGGGAAAGGAGCAGGTTCGGGACATGGTCCGCCTCCTGCTGGGCCTGGCGGGCCGGGAGATCCCCATCGACGCTTCGGACGCCCTGGCCGCGGCGCTGTGCCACGTCAACCACCACGCCGTGCGGTCGGCCTGGGACCTCGCCGCCGCGAACACCCCCGGGCCGCCCCGCCTGAAGATCGGCCGGCGCTTCCGCTGAGAGCCGCAAGCGCCTCACCCCGGGTCGCCGGAGAAAGAGCCGCGAAGAACGCGAACGGTAATCCGGGTTCGGAATCCGGGCCCGGGCTTGCGGGGAGGGGTCAGCGGACCAGACGGGCGCCGGTGAGGGTCAGGGTGTCGCCCTGGAGTTCCCCGACGGTGGCTTCCACGTTGAAAGGCCCTTTCAGGTCCCACGGGGTGTCGGTTCCCCCGGGTGCCGGCGGCAGGGCGATCCACACGAGGTCGTAAGGGTCCTCGAAACGCAGGCGAAAACCGAAACGGAAACCGGAAACCTCGACCGCTTTCCCTTCGAGGGTCACCTTGCCTTCGGCCATCACGGTGTCGGACTTCGGGTCGAGGGCCGCCGCCTCGAGTTCCGTGCCGAGCTTGTCCACCCGGACGGAGAGGCCCAGGAGATTCTCGATGCGAAAGCGCTTCCCGGCGAAGGACGCGGCGAACCCGTCCTTCGAGACGCGGGCGGCCACCGCCAGGGAGGCCGCGTTGACCCGGGGCTTCCCGGACTCCTTCAGGCCGAAGACCTCGAACAGGCCGTACAGGAAACGGTAGGAAGGGACGCTTGCGCCGGTCAGGCCGCTTTCTTTCGCGACCGCGGCGGACGCCTCCGCGCCCGCCGGGGGCCCGGCAGCGGCGTTCTCCGGTGACGCGGGACGGCCGTGCACCGCCACGAGGGCCGTCGACATCACGAACAGCAGAAGGGTCTTTCTCATCGCATCTCCTCCGGGGCGGGGTTTCGCCGGTTTCTTCTCATTCCGCTCGGGATGCCGGCAAGGGTTCCGGATGGGCAAACGAGGCGATTGTACGGGGAAGCCCGCGGGGTGTCAAGGGAAACTCCGCCCCGGTCCCCCATGGCCCCCGGGCCGTCCGGTCGGGGACCAACTGTAAAATATCCCGACACTTGGGGGGCCGGTGCGCCGCCCGCCCGGGGAACACGCCCGGCCAACCCGGGATGTCCAGAGTATAACCCCCATAATTTCAGTTGTTTTTAGAGCGAGAAAAATATTCTCGAAATTCCGTGAACTCTCCCGTGCCCCCCCGCCTCCATCACGGTGAAAACGGGAGCGGTACCGGAAAAGGGCCGGGGGGCTCCCGAAAACAAGAGAAAGCAGGAGGTCGATCATGAAAAACAAATTCTTCAGAGTCAGCCTGGTCCTGGTGCTCGCCGCGATGCTCTCCGTCTTCGCTCTGCCCGGCTCCAAGAACAAGAAGAAGAACTTCCACGGGAAAGGGTCCTACTACGGCCAGAACTACGGCCACTCCGGCCAGCACTTCGGCGCGGACCGCTACGACCGCCGGCACGACAGCTACCGGGACGCCCGTTACCACCGCCGGCCCGAGTTCCGCCGCGACTGGCGGCACCCCCACTACCGCCCGTACTCCCGCTACCACCGCTACCCCAGGTACAACCGCCACGGCGCCGGCTTCCGTGCCGGGTACAACGGCGGCGGGGTCTACTTCGGCGTCGGCTGGACCGGGCGCTGAAGAGCCCGTGAACATAAACCGGTGAGGCGGGCCTCACCGGGCCCCTCGAGCAGGAACGCCCCGGAAACGGGGCGTTTTGCATCTTGACATCCCCGCCGTTACGGACTTGTTACGCCCCGGCGTCGGATTTCCCGGTATAAGGGAACCGTGGAGTGAAAAATCCGACGGCTGGAGGTGAGACATGGAAAGCAGGAAGCAGTCGAGGGGCCTGAACATCGTCGGGGGGGTGAAGGTCGGGGCGGCGAGGCGGATGATCCCCGCGGCAACGGTGATCCTGGTGATTTGGCTTGCCGGCTGGGCCCTGGCCGGACCGGTGACCCCCGGCCGGTCGCTCGCCCGCCTGCCGGTGACGGAGGTGACGGTTTTCAAGGACGGGCACGCCTTCGTCCTGCACCACGGCCGCATGCCCACGGACGACCGGGGCAGCGTGGTGCTGGACTACCTGCCCACCCCCGTCGTGGGGACGTTCTGGCCTTACGCCGCCGACCCGGGCGCCCGGCTCCGGACCGTGACGGCGGGCCGGCGCAGGGTGCACACCGACCGGACCGCCCTGAGCCTGAGGGACCTGGTGGAAGCCAACGTGGGCCGTGACGTGGTGGTCACCGAGACCCACGGGCCGGAGCCGCGGACGTACCGGGCCCGGATCGAGGGGCTGCCATTCCGGTCCGGGGAGGAGCTGGAGGCCCTCTCCCCCGGGGGCGGGGGCGAAAAGGCGGTGGAGAAGGGCAACGTGGTGCTGCTCCGGACCGAGACGGGGGTGAAGGTCATCGGTCTCGAGCGGATCCTGGACCTCAGTTTCCCGTCGGACTACCGGACGTCGGTAGCCGGCGAGGAGTTCCGCGACCTCCTGACGCTGGACCTGGAGTGGCGGGGCGGGCGTCCCGCGGCCGAGGCCGAGGTGGGGCTGGTCTACCTTCAGAAAGGCATCCGGTGGGTCCCGAGCTACAAGGTGGAGCTGGACGGCCGGGGCAACGCCGTTGTGCGGCTCCAGGCGACGCTGGTCAACGAACTCGCGGACCTGGAGGGTGTGACGGCGCACCTGGTGGTGGGGGTCCCCAGCTTCGAGTTCAAGGACACCCCCGACCCCATCTCCCTGCAACAGGCCGCCGCTCAACTCTCCGCCCACTTCCGCCCCGAGGCGCGGACCGCCTACGCCTTCTCCAACGCCATCATGACCCAGCAGGCCTCGGCGGTCGTCCCGAACGGGGCCGGGCCGGGGGAAACGGATGGCGGCGAGGGCGGTCTCGGGCCGGAGGTGGCCGGGTCGGGGCGGGCCGGGGACCTCTACGTCTTCACGGTCCCCCGTCTCACCCTGGCGAAGGGCGAACGGACGGTGGTGACCCTCGGCGAGTTCACGATGAAGTACCGGGACGTTTTCCTCCTGGACATCCCCTTCGCCCCGCCTCCCGAGGTGTGGCGGCAGGTCGATGGGGCGCGCCAGGCGGAGCTGGCCCGCCTGGTGGCGGCGCCCAGGGTGATGCACAAGGTCCGCCTGACCAACGGCAGCGACGTCCCCCTGACGACGGCCCCGGCGCTGATCCTGGAGAACGGGCGGGTGCTGGCCCAGTCCCTGATGACCTACGCGGCCCCGGGGTCCGACGCCGACCTCCCCGTCACCGTCGCGGTGGACGTCCGGGTCACGAAGACCGACGTGGAAACGGCCCGGAAACCCGATGCCGAGCGCTGGCAGGGCGACGCCTACGCCCGGGTGGACCTGGCGGGGAAGATCGTCCTGGTCTCCCACCGGAAGGCCCCGGTCGAGGTGGAGGTGGTTCGCCACGCGCTGGGCCGGGTGGACACCGCCGACCTCGGCGGGAAGGTGGAGCGGGTCAACACCCTGGAGGACCCGGGCTTCACCGGCGGGTCCAACCCCTATCCCGGCTGGTGGGGGTGGTTTTCCTGGCCGTGGTGGTGGACCCGTCTCAACGAGGTGGGCCGCATCCGGTGGACCGTGACCCTCCCGCCGGGGGCGCCGGTGGAACTGGGTTACTCCTGGCACTACTTCTGGCGATGAGGACCCCGTGGCGGGGCCGCCGGGCGGGTTTTCCCGCCACCGGGAGTCGATCGCCGCCGCCCCCTCACCCCGTCAGAGGTGAAATGTTTGTAGTAAATGAGGTTATTATTCATATCCCCCCGCGCGCCGCCGGGGGTGAACCGTGCTCCGGAGCACCCTCCCGGCCGGCGGCGCGCGGGGGAGGAAAATCTTTATAACTGCCCTTTCTACAAATATTTCACCCCTGACGGGGTGAGGACGCGGCGTTCACGACCCTGGCGCGGTGAAGATACGAAAGGCCGCGATCCGCACGGGGCAAGTCGATCTCTTGAAACGTCGGCCGGGAGAAGCAGTTGCGGCGGATGCGGTCCTCCTTTGCGATCTTTGCGCCTTGGCGCCTTGGCGAGAGTCGATCCGGATCCCGGTCTCGCAAAGGCGCAAAGCTCGCCAGGAAAAACGGATAGCCCTCGAATTCAGCCAAGGTCCATGGTCGCTTTTTGCGACCGCATCGACCTTGATTCGGGCGGTGGGGCGTGAGACAATCGGGTCGTTCATCCCGACGGTCCCGGAGGTTCCCATGTCCAGACGCGCTTTCCGCCCGATCCTGACCGCGGTCTGCCTGCTCCTGGCGGCGGCCCCGCTCGTTTTCGCCTCGGAGGCGACCCTGCCGCTGCCCGGTGACGTGGACGGCAACGGGGTGATCAACGCCGCCGACCAGGCGGCCATGCGCCAGCTCCTGGCGGGCAACCTCGTCCCCGCCCAGGTGAACGCCGCCAACGCCGACGTCAACGAGGACGGCCGCCTTCAGGCCCTCGACGGCGCCTGGCTCGGCACGATGGCCCCCCCCTTCCGCGGCGCCGTGGTCGCCCGGACGGCCACGGGCTCCGTCAGCAAGACGGAAGCGGCCCTGCTGCTGCAGTACGCCGGGCTGTCGGACCTGTTGCCGGCCCGCTACGACGTCAATCTCTACAAGCTGGTCTACCGCACCCTCGACCCCTGGGGCGGAATGGTCCACGCTTCCGGCCTGATGGGCCTGCCGGCCGGCCTGAAGGGATCGCTTCCGCTGGTGGCCCTGGCGCACGGGACGGAGACCCGGAAGGAGGACGTGCCTTCCAACCCGGACTACTCCCTGACGCCCGCCGCGGCGGCGGTCTTCGCCTCGTCCGGGGGCTACGGCGTCGTGGCCCCCGACTTCCTGGGCCTCGGCGACAGCCCGGGCCTCCACCCCTACCTCCACGCCGTCTCCGAGGCCACGTGCGCCCTGGACGCGATGCGGGCCGCCCGGGCCGCGGTTCCGTTCTACGGGGCCGCCTTCGACCAGGACCTCTTCCTGGCCGGCTACTCCCAGGGCGGGCACGTCACCATGGCCCTGCACCGGCTCGTCGAGGCCCGGCACGCCGCGGAGTTCCCGGTGACGGCCTGCGCGCCCATGGCCGGGCCCTACGACCTCTCCGGCACCACCGTGCCCTACGTGCTCGACATCTCGACGCCCGGCTCCGCGCACGTGGCTTACCTGCCCTACACCCTGCTCTCCATGGACCTTGTCTACGACGTGTGGTCGGACCCGGCGGACGTGTTCGTCTCCCCCTACGACGTCACCGTCTTCGGTCTCTTCGACGGTTTCCACGACGCCGGCCAGATCGCCATGTCGCTGCCGCCCATCCCCCGGAACGTCCTCGTGCCGGCCTACCTGTCGGCAGTGCTGTCGGACGAGAACCACCCCCTCAACCGGGCCGTCCGGGACAACGACGTCTGCGACTGGGCCCCCGTCGCCCCGCTCCAGATGTACCACGGTTCCAACGACACGGTGGTCCCCTTCGCCAACGCCGAGGTGGCCTACGACCGGATGTACGCGCTGGGCGGGAACGTGAACTACGTCAACGTGGGGCCTTACGACCACGGTTCGGCCCTGGTCCCCTGCATCCGGGGGGCCCGGCTGTGGTTCGACTCGCTGCGCCGCCGCGCGGAACCGCCGTCGGAGTGATGCGGGGCCCCGCGCCTTTTCCTCGGCAAGGGCCAAGGCGGCGCTACGGCGGCCCCCGCGCCGTACTCCACGACGCCGACGCGCGCCGTTCCATGGGCTGCCGCCATGGTTCCGGAGGGCACCCTGGAAGTGCAGGAGGGCCCGTGGACCTTTTTCCGGCGCCGCCTCCGGGGCGCCGGCCCTTCTCGCGGCCGCTTTTCCCCGCGGGAACACCCCCTCCGGGGGAGTACCCGCCGGCTAATTTCCTCAATCCCTTCGGGATAGGAATGACCCTGCCGCACGGGGCACCCCGGCCCCGGAGTTGAGGAGGTCAGTTAAAAGAACGCCTCCCGGGAGGAAAGCGCTGAAGCAGGTTGCCAGGGCCGGTTTGCCCCGGATGCACGATCACCAGCGCCAGGTCGTTGACGTTGGTGCGGGTGGGGCCCGTGACGACGAGGTCGCCCAGCGCGGCGAAGAAGGGGTAGGCGTCGTTGCGGGCGAGGTGGTCCGCCGGGTCCAGGCCGAGGGCCCGGGCGCGCGAGACCGTCTCCCCGTCCGCGAAGGCGCCGGCGGCGTCGGTGGGCCCGTCGCCGCCGTCGGTGGCCAGGCAGACCACCAAGGCACCCTCGAGGCCGTCCAGTTCCAGGGCCGCCGCCAGGGCCGTCTCCTGGTTGCGGCCGCCCAGTCCTTCCCCCCGCAGCGTGACCGTGGTTTCCCCGCCGAGGATGAGGCAGAGGGGCGCCGGGGGTGTTGCGACCCGGGGGGGGATGCCGTCGGAAAAGGAAGCGCCGGCATCCGGACAGTGGTTGGGTGTCCTGTTCTCGCCGGGGCGGAAGGGCTCGCCAGCCAGACCGGAAGCGGGGGGAAGAGCGGGTGTCCAATTTTCGGGCCGACCCCGTGCCGCGGCAGCCGCGCTCCTCGCGAGGCCGGCCAGGATGCGTCCTGCCGCGCGGGCCTCCCCCTGGAGGCGGTCGGAGACGACGATGGGGCGGAACCCGCCGCGGGAGGCCTCCGCCGCGGCGGCCAGGGCGGCCTGGCGGTTGTTTCCCACGAGAACGTTGTGAACTTGGCCGAAGAGGGGATCGCCGGGCTTGGGGGTGTCGGCCGCCCGGCCCTCGAGCCCCTCGGTCAGATGGGCCCGGACCGGGGGAGGGACGGCATCCAGGACCCCGTGACGGACCAGCACGTCCCAGGCGTCGGCGAAGGTGGCGGGGTCCGGCACCGTCGGTCCCGAGGCGATCACCTCCAGGGGATCGCCCACCACGTCGGAGAGGATGAGGCTGACCACGGTTGCCGGCGCGGCCAACCTCGCCAGTTGACCGCCCTTGACCCGGGAGAGGTGCTTGCGGACGGTGTTGATGTCGTGAATCGGGGCCCCGCACGCAAGCAGGACGCGGGTGAGGGCTTGCAGGTCCTCCAGGGTGACCCCGTCCGCGGGGGCCGTGAGGAGGGCGGAACCGCCGCCGGAGAGCAGGCACAGGACCAGGTCGCGCGCCGCGGCCCCCTCCAGGAGCCCGGCGATCCGCTGCGCCGCGCGGACGCCGGCCGCGTCGGGGACCGGGTGGCCGGCTTCCACGACCTCCACCGGCCCCGTTCCGACCACTCCGCCGCCGTGGCCGTACTTGGTGACGACGAGGCCGCCGGAGAGCCGGTCCCCCAGGAGTTCCGCCACGGCGGCGGCCATGGAGGCCCCCGCCTTCCCGGCGCCCACCGCCAGGACCCGGTCGAAGGCCCCGAGGTCGAAAACCGGACCGGGGTCGGCCGGGTCCCCGACGAACAGGCGCCCGCCGGACCGCCGCAGGTGCCGACGCACCGCCGCCCCCGGGTCGACGGCGTCCAGGGCGGCACGCAGGATGCGCCAGGCGGAAGCTCTCAATGGATTCCCCACGGGTTCGGGCATGGTTTTCTCCTCTCCGGAATCTTAACAGGGAACGCCGGACGCCGGGAGGGAAAATCGGAAGCGAGCCACGGGTGAACACGGAAACGGATCAAGCGCGGAAGGAAAAGAAGCACAGAATACGCAAAAAATGTAGAATTACCAAAAAATGAGGCACGGAGAAATGAAAGTCGTATTTAATTGAATCAACAATCCTTATGGTTCTTCTCCGTGCCCCCGTGCCTTTGTGAGAGACCTTCCGGAAGCTTTCTCCCGAAGGCGGGGCGACCCGGTGAAGGCGAGTTTTGTGCCCCCTGGCCGCATCCCCGGCGCCCCGTTTTCTTTGCGGGCTTTGCGCCTTTGCGAGATCAGGATCCGGACCGGCTCTCGCCAAGGCGCCAAGGAAGACCCCAAAGCGCCGACGCGTGTCGCATGCTCCGTCAGCGCCGCCTGCCGCGCCGGCTCAGCCTGTCCCTTTGGTCCTTTAGGTCCCTTTGTCCCTTCGCAACGCGCTCCGCGGCCCGGCATCTCCGGATGCAGCCTTCCGGGGAGTTCAGGCCGGGAAAGCCCGCCTTCCCCGCACCCTTTCAGGGTGCGAATGCTCCCCCCGCGGCCGCGTTCCGGGGGCGGCGACGCGGGCGCCCGGAACGAACGGCCCGTTGCACGTACGCGGCCGGCGCCCGCGCCTGGCCCCCGGCTCAGACGCCCCCTCCCCGTTGGGGAGGGCCCGGGCCCTCGAAGCGCCAACCCCGGTCGGGTTCGGCAAACGTCCAAGCTCGAGCCAGGCCCCGCGAACGTCCGATCCCGGTTGAGCCCCGCGAACGTCCGATCCCGGTTGGGCCCTGCGAACGTCCGATCCCGAGACAATTTATCCCCCCCTCCCCGGATTCCCCGAAGGGGAAGGACGATTCAGCCCGGGGCAAGCCGCGGACGCCGGCGATTCGCCACCGTCTCGGTCGGCGTGAGGGGCGTCCGCGGCGGCGCCCCGGGAACACGCGAACCCCAGGCCGTTCCGCCCCCGCCCCGAAGGCGGCGGGAGCAAAGCGTGGTCCTGGGACCTCGCGCGTGTTGCACAAAAACGGCTTTGAGGGGATGGGCGCGAAAACCCCTTCGGCCACCGAGCCTGAAGGCGATGGAGATGGTGATGGCGATACCGATGGCGATACCGATACCGACAGCGATACCGATAGCGATACCGATGCCGATACCGATGCCGATGGGAAGACCTCCGAACCTTCAGCCTAACAGCCTTCAGCCTAACAGCCTACAGCCTACAGCCTACAGCCTAAACCCCTTCACCGTGCTCCACGCATCCGGATTGCCATCCGCGGGGGAATGGTGCATAATCGCCCGTTCGAAATCTGCGCCGCCGGTCGGCGGCCCCAAGGAGCCTGGAATGAGCGTAGCCTTTCTCGACCTGACCCGGCAGAACCGGGAGATCCTGGACGAGGCCCTCGCCGCCGTGCGCGAGGCCATTCTCAACAGCGCCTTCATCGGCGGCCCCGCGGTGTCCGCCTTCGAATCGAACTTCGCGGCCTTCTGCGGCGCGCCCCACGGCGTGGCCGTCAACAGCGGAACCGACGCCCTGCGCCTGGCCATCCTCGCCCTGGGCGTGGAACCGGGGGACGAGATCGTCACGGTCCCCTTCACCTTCATCGCCACCGCCGAGGTGATCACCCAGTGCGGCTGCCGGCCCGTGTTCGCGGACATCGAACCGGTCCACTACGGCCTGGACCCCGCGAAACTCGAGGCGGCCCTCACCCCCCGGACCCGCGGCATCGTCCCGGTCCACCTCTACGGCCACCCGGCCGACATGGGTCCCATCCTGGAGATCGCCCGGAAACATGGCCTCTGGTTGCTGGAAGACGCCTGCCAGGCCCACGGCGCCGCGCTGGACGGGCGGGTCGCCGGCAGCCTCGGAGACGCCGCGGCCTTCAGCTTCTACCCCACCAAGAACATGGGGGCCTTCGGCGAGGGCGGCTTCATCACGGCCCGCGACGAGGCCGTGGCCCACAAGTGCCTCGCCCTGCGCAACCACGGGCAGAGTGCCCGGTACAGCCACGAGTTCGAGGGCTACAACGCCCGGCTGGACGCCATCCAGGCCGCTTTCCTGGACGCCAAGCTGAAACGGCTTCCCGACTGGAACGCGGCGCGCGCACATATTGCCGGTCGCTACCTCGGCGAACTGGAGGGCGTCGGGGACCTGGTCCTGCCGAAAACCGCCCCCGGGGCGACGCACGTGTACCACCAGTTCGTGGTCCGCACCGCCCGTCGGGACGCCCTCCGGCAGCACCTCGCGGGGCTCGGGATCGGCACCGCCGTCCACTACCCGCTGCCGTTGCACCTCCAGAAGGCCTACGCGCACCTGGGGTACGCCGAGGGCGCCTTCCCGGTTTCGGAAGCATGCGCCCGGGAAGTCATGTCCCTGCCCATGTACCAGGGCCTCGCCGATGAGGAAGCGACCGAGGTGATCACCGCCGTTCGCGGGTTCTTCCGGCCGTGACGCAGGATAACCTTGGCGAGATGAAATCCGTCAATCGACTGAGGTCAGTCTGCTTTCATAGGGCCGTATTGGATGGGCCTCGGGGCTTCGGGAACATGACAGGACAAACCGGCTCCGGATTCCTTTCGTGTGGTTCGTGTGGTTCGTGGTTCAATATTCCCTCGAGGTGGACATGACAGCCGGTGTGTCCGAGGGGGTGCGTCCCCTGCGGGTCGCCATCCTGGGGACCCGGGGGATCCCCGCCAACTACGGCGGCTTCGAGACCTTTGCCCAGGAGTTGGCCGTCCGCCTGGTGAAGCGGGGTCACGCCGTCACCGTCTACGGCCGGAACCACTACGTGCCCCGCGGCCTGCGGGAGCACGAGGGGGTCCGCCTGGTGCGGCTGCCCGCCGTGCGCCACAAGTACCTGGACACGGTCTCCCACACCGTCCTCTCCGTCCTGCACGCCCTGTTCCGCCGCTTCGACGTGCTCCTGGTCTGCAACGCCGCCAACGCCTTCTGCTGCTGGGTGCCCCGCCTCACGGGGAAGAAGGTGGTGCTCAACGTGGACGGCCTGGAGCGCAACCGGAGGAAGTGGAACGCCCTGGGGCGGCTTCACTACCGGGTGTCCGAGACGCTGTCGTGCTGGTTCCCCTCGGCGGTGGTGACCGACGCCGTCGCGATCCAGCGCTACTACCGGGACCGGCACCGGACCGAGACGACCATGATCCCCTACGGGGCCGACCCGTTCGACACGCCGCCCGGCGAGACCCTGGCGCGGCTCGGGGTGGGGCCCGGGGACTACTACCTCTACGTGAGCCGCCTGGAGCCCGAGAACAACGCCCACCTCGTCGTCCGGCTCTTCGAGGGCCTCAAGACCGACCGGAAGTTGCTGGTGGTGGGCGACGCGCCGTACGCCAAGGAGTACATCGCCGCCCTCAAGGCCACGAAAGACCCCCGGATCCGCTTCCCCGGTGCCATCTACGGCGAGGGGTACCGGGAGTTGGTGTCCAACGCCCACGCCTACCTCCACGCCACGGAAGTGGGGGGGACCCACCCGGCCCTGGTGGAGAACCTGGCGTCGGGGAACGTGGTCTTCTGCCTCGACACCCCGGAAAACCGCGAGGTGGTGGGCGACGCCGGGGTCCTCTTCGACGCCGCCGACGCGGCCGGCGCGCTCGCCCGGCTCCAGGCCTTCGAGGACGACCCCGCGGGCGCCGCGTCGCTGCGGGCTCGGGCACGGGCGCGCGCCGCGGCGCACTACGCGTGGGACACCGTGGTGGAGGCCTACCTGGGCCTCTTCGAACGCCTGGTCCGACGAAAAAGCGAAAAAAACGCTTGACATTTTCAGGAATTCCCGTGTAAACTCCCTTGCGAAATTGAATTACCCCCTAAGCGGGTTCCGCCTCCCCAGACCCTGGAACCCGTTTTTTATTTCAGGCCGCCCCGCCCCCCTCGCCTCGAACAACCGGCCGCCGCCCCCGTATACCTCCCTTGACGCTGCAAACCGGGAGGCATCCATGAAACACGTGCTGTCGTTGCTGTTGGCCCTTGTCGTGTCGGGCGTGGCCGTCGTGGCCGCGGACCCCCCTCCGGAGCCGGCGAAGCCGGTCAAGCCCGCTCTGGTGGTGATCGACATCCAGAACGCGTTCCTCAAGTGGGTCCCGGAAAAGGACCGCACCATCGCTTTCCTGTACATCGGGGCCTGCATCGAGAAGTTCCGCGAGCACAAACTCCCCGTGATCCTGGTGTACCACACCGACCCGAAGCAGGGCCCAAAGCCCGGCACCGAGGCTTTCGAGTTCCCCGCCTCCGTCAAGGTCGAGCCCGGGGACCCCAAGGTGATCAAGAACCACCCCAGCGGCTTCAAAAAAACGGACCTGGAAAAGATCCTCCGGGAAAAGGGGGTCAACACCCTCTTCCTCTGCGGCCTGAGCGCCACCGGCTGCGTGCTGGCCACCTACCACGGCGCCAAGGACCTGGACTTCCGGGTCTTCATGG
The Acidobacteriota bacterium genome window above contains:
- the ruvC gene encoding crossover junction endodeoxyribonuclease RuvC, with the protein product MNPRCRTDVPAAPALRVIGVDPGSETTGVGIVEHAAGKSRVLFWEAIAAGREPTFPGRLRLIHEHLTQAVALYQPHSASVENVFYALNVQSALKLGQTRGAVLLSLELAGVETFSYTPLEIKKALVGYGRAGKEQVRDMVRLLLGLAGREIPIDASDALAAALCHVNHHAVRSAWDLAAANTPGPPRLKIGRRFR
- a CDS encoding DUF4147 domain-containing protein → MEVIASGPTVPDPATFADAWDVLVRHGVLDAVPPPVRAHLTEGLEGRAADTPKPGDPLFGQVHNVLVGNNRQAALAAAAEASRGGFRPIVVSDRLQGEARAAGRILAGLARSAAAAARGRPENWTPALPPASGLAGEPFRPGENRTPNHCPDAGASFSDGIPPRVATPPAPLCLILGGETTVTLRGEGLGGRNQETALAAALELDGLEGALVVCLATDGGDGPTDAAGAFADGETVSRARALGLDPADHLARNDAYPFFAALGDLVVTGPTRTNVNDLALVIVHPGQTGPGNLLQRFPPGRRSFN
- a CDS encoding DegT/DnrJ/EryC1/StrS family aminotransferase — translated: MSVAFLDLTRQNREILDEALAAVREAILNSAFIGGPAVSAFESNFAAFCGAPHGVAVNSGTDALRLAILALGVEPGDEIVTVPFTFIATAEVITQCGCRPVFADIEPVHYGLDPAKLEAALTPRTRGIVPVHLYGHPADMGPILEIARKHGLWLLEDACQAHGAALDGRVAGSLGDAAAFSFYPTKNMGAFGEGGFITARDEAVAHKCLALRNHGQSARYSHEFEGYNARLDAIQAAFLDAKLKRLPDWNAARAHIAGRYLGELEGVGDLVLPKTAPGATHVYHQFVVRTARRDALRQHLAGLGIGTAVHYPLPLHLQKAYAHLGYAEGAFPVSEACAREVMSLPMYQGLADEEATEVITAVRGFFRP
- a CDS encoding DUF1972 domain-containing protein → MRVAILGTRGIPANYGGFETFAQELAVRLVKRGHAVTVYGRNHYVPRGLREHEGVRLVRLPAVRHKYLDTVSHTVLSVLHALFRRFDVLLVCNAANAFCCWVPRLTGKKVVLNVDGLERNRRKWNALGRLHYRVSETLSCWFPSAVVTDAVAIQRYYRDRHRTETTMIPYGADPFDTPPGETLARLGVGPGDYYLYVSRLEPENNAHLVVRLFEGLKTDRKLLVVGDAPYAKEYIAALKATKDPRIRFPGAIYGEGYRELVSNAHAYLHATEVGGTHPALVENLASGNVVFCLDTPENREVVGDAGVLFDAADAAGALARLQAFEDDPAGAASLRARARARAAAHYAWDTVVEAYLGLFERLVRRKSEKNA
- a CDS encoding cysteine hydrolase, which produces MKHVLSLLLALVVSGVAVVAADPPPEPAKPVKPALVVIDIQNAFLKWVPEKDRTIAFLYIGACIEKFREHKLPVILVYHTDPKQGPKPGTEAFEFPASVKVEPGDPKVIKNHPSGFKKTDLEKILREKGVNTLFLCGLSATGCVLATYHGAKDLDFRVFMVQNAIMSHDTELTKAVERICDTVTYEAMELVLDSLKP